The following proteins are encoded in a genomic region of Pyrus communis chromosome 11, drPyrComm1.1, whole genome shotgun sequence:
- the LOC137709288 gene encoding ankyrin repeat-containing protein ITN1-like translates to MRESCVSDTIFAAIENGIVEVVTSLCKARPELLFRTNGDKKNIFQHAVECRQEKVYSLIYGVRQRNLITTFVDNSQNGILHCAGMLSPLAKLDCIAGAALQMQRERQWYKEVESVDFQPSGTTTKNKDGLTPSKLFTKSHDKLHKEGEKWMKGTSSSCTVVSALIITIMFAAAFTVLGGNNQETGFPIFLNQKLFMVFIVSDAISLFSSATSVLMFLDILTSRYAEDDFLKSLPTKMIIDLSTLFISIATMMVAFSSALFIMLQDKPWITYPIVFLAGVPIILFVWMQFPLLVDFFVSTYGGGIFDRKVKRWINS, encoded by the exons atgagagagagcTGTGTATCTGATACAATATTCGCAGCTATTGAAAACGGGATTGTTGAGGTCGTTACTTCTTTATGTAAAGCCAGACCAGAACTGTTATTCAGAACGAATGGAGACAAGAAGAACATATTTCAGCATGCTGTTGAATGCCGTCAAGAAAAAGTTTATAGCCTTATATACGGGGTTCGTCAAAGAAATCTCATTACGACTTTTGTAGATAATTCCCAAAACGGCATCCTACATTGTGCGGGGATGTTATCTCCATTGGCAAAGCTTGATTGCATTGCAGGTGCAGCCTTGCAAATGCAGAGAGAAAGGCAATGGTACAAG GAGGTAGAGAGTGTTGATTTCCAACCCTCGGGAACCACAACTAAAAATAAAGATGGTTTGACACCCTCTAAACTATTTACCAAGAGCCACGATAAATTGCACAAGGAAGGAGAAAAGTGGATGAAGGGAACATCAAGTTCTTGTACAGTTGTCAGTGCCCTCATTATTACAATTATGTTTGCTGCAGCATTTACAGTTCTTGGTGGAAACAACCAAGAAACAGGATTTCCCATATTCTTAAACCAAAAACTATTTATGGTTTTTATAGTTTCAGATGCAATTTCGCTCTTTTCTTCCGCAACATCAGTGTTGATGTTTCTGGACATCCTTACATCGCGTTATGCTGAAGATGATTTTCTCAAATCCTTACCCACAAAAATGATAATAGACCTTTCCACACTCTTCATCTCCATTGCGACCATGATGGTTGCCTTTTCTTCTGCCTTATTCATCATGCTTCAAGACAAACCATGGATTACTTATCCAATCGTCTTCCTTGCTGGTGTTCCTAtcattttatttgtttggatGCAATTTCCCCTTCTCGTTGACTTTTTCGTGTCTACTTATGGTGGAGGAATATTCGATAGGAAAGTCAAACGCTGGATAAATTCTTGA